One Gloeobacter morelensis MG652769 DNA window includes the following coding sequences:
- the pilM gene encoding type IV pilus biogenesis protein PilM yields the protein MTLDVQVTNVTSALAALLGLKSGMGVEIAPEQITIAQLEKRGKGLGLKHLVTASTPAGAVAGGRVEEPEAVAEVLRDLIADHRLKPGPVATAIPGREAVIRLIRLPADLQADELREVVLNQEAELYLPFSRSDAFVDFQPLAAAVDPDGVKRQEVLLVAAQLSVVNSYLEALRRAGLTARVVDIASFALVRALREPLAQVPPGAAVALVLLCADDTEISILLEGVPQFSRTVSLGTREFREALESTLDLPSFKAANLSRVLGDLADEIQRSLDFYQASGTTAPVPPVAQVLLAGNGANVRQIDEFLRQRLALPVSRVDPVTALGLPETSVPPGLRSGFGVALGLALRIL from the coding sequence ATGACCCTCGATGTGCAGGTGACGAACGTAACGAGCGCACTGGCCGCCTTGTTGGGCCTCAAAAGCGGCATGGGTGTCGAAATTGCCCCCGAGCAAATCACGATCGCCCAACTGGAGAAGCGGGGCAAGGGTCTGGGCCTCAAGCACCTGGTCACCGCTTCCACCCCCGCGGGGGCCGTGGCGGGAGGCCGCGTCGAAGAGCCCGAAGCGGTGGCCGAAGTGCTGCGCGATTTGATCGCCGATCACCGGCTCAAACCGGGACCGGTGGCCACGGCGATCCCGGGCCGCGAGGCGGTGATCCGCCTGATTCGCCTGCCCGCCGACCTGCAGGCCGACGAGTTGCGCGAGGTGGTCCTCAATCAGGAGGCCGAACTGTACCTGCCGTTTTCGCGCAGCGACGCTTTTGTCGATTTTCAGCCGCTCGCAGCGGCGGTCGATCCGGACGGGGTCAAGCGCCAGGAGGTGCTCCTGGTGGCCGCCCAGTTGAGCGTCGTCAACTCCTACCTCGAAGCGCTCCGGCGGGCGGGCCTCACCGCCAGAGTGGTTGATATCGCGAGCTTTGCGCTGGTGCGGGCTTTGCGCGAGCCGCTCGCTCAGGTTCCTCCCGGGGCGGCGGTGGCCCTGGTGCTGCTTTGTGCCGACGACACCGAGATTTCGATTTTGCTGGAGGGAGTGCCGCAATTCTCGCGCACGGTGAGCCTCGGCACCCGCGAATTTCGCGAGGCGCTGGAGAGCACCCTCGACTTGCCTTCTTTTAAAGCCGCGAATCTATCGCGGGTGCTGGGCGATCTAGCCGATGAGATCCAGCGCTCGCTCGATTTTTACCAGGCTTCGGGCACCACCGCGCCGGTGCCGCCGGTGGCACAGGTGCTGCTTGCGGGCAACGGCGCCAACGTCCGGCAGATTGACGAGTTTCTCAGGCAACGGCTGGCACTGCCCGTCTCCCGGGTCGACCCGGTCACAGCCCTCGGCCTGCCCGAAACGAGCGTGCCGCCGGGACTGCGCTCGGGTTTCGGCGTTGCCCTCGGTCTGGCCCTGCGGATCTTGTGA